A section of the Leptospira kobayashii genome encodes:
- a CDS encoding DUF1566 domain-containing protein, translating to MWRNQLVSNFSFFTLICLVCSSCKLELANPGDPFTLSSLLDRALRHTSSSTQNPKLNRLNIQDGTLTPGFSSDTFVYSLSFPLSRSSSVWEWAVDSGVSVSSLGSLTKPESGAFVPLKFGSQTVVLKVVSSSGSENNYSFTLNNSNSIKLIRSGAVNCYNANSTITCGTDPAFPLQDAQAQGLSRIRSFTGPTTNSGYASDYITIDNGSGLTWKSCLDGPTGATCTGSFIFNTQSQAPISCGALNSANSGQGYAGYKDWRVPNFQELLSIVNVANSPAAIDTSSFPNWYHASVPVWTDEVSPLNTTNYGAVLFAFGSLAPRDKNNTGLTACVRGNQLQYTQFSDNQDGTIREFRSGLLWQKCANGLSGTDCSGGSASSLDWSGALVYCDSLTLGGRSDWRLPNVLEALSLMRFDVSASSAYIDNTFFPNTPFTNGSGDLFHSSTSWTLNPTNNLQVRYNELNQMAANNKTSPVVSRVRCVAGPD from the coding sequence ATGTGGCGGAATCAGCTCGTTTCTAATTTTTCTTTTTTTACATTGATTTGTTTGGTTTGTTCTTCTTGCAAATTGGAATTGGCAAATCCCGGCGATCCGTTCACGCTTAGTTCTTTGTTGGATCGGGCTCTCAGGCATACTTCCTCTTCGACACAAAATCCGAAATTGAATCGTTTGAACATTCAAGACGGCACTTTAACTCCCGGTTTTTCATCGGATACATTTGTTTATTCTCTTTCTTTTCCTTTGAGTCGATCTTCTTCTGTTTGGGAGTGGGCAGTGGATTCGGGAGTTTCCGTTTCTTCTTTAGGTTCATTGACCAAACCTGAGTCAGGTGCTTTCGTTCCGCTGAAGTTCGGAAGCCAAACGGTTGTACTAAAAGTAGTTTCTTCATCCGGGTCCGAGAATAATTATTCCTTTACTTTAAACAATTCCAACTCCATCAAATTGATCCGAAGCGGGGCCGTAAATTGTTATAATGCAAATTCTACGATTACTTGCGGAACGGATCCTGCTTTTCCGTTGCAAGATGCTCAGGCACAAGGTTTGTCCAGAATACGTTCTTTTACGGGACCAACAACAAATTCCGGTTATGCGTCTGATTACATTACCATTGACAATGGTTCCGGGCTTACTTGGAAATCTTGTTTGGACGGTCCTACGGGAGCTACTTGCACGGGCAGTTTCATTTTTAATACACAAAGCCAGGCGCCTATTAGTTGCGGTGCATTGAATTCGGCAAATAGTGGTCAAGGTTATGCGGGTTATAAGGATTGGAGAGTTCCTAATTTTCAGGAATTACTCTCCATTGTGAATGTGGCGAATTCTCCGGCGGCAATTGATACTAGTTCTTTTCCGAACTGGTACCATGCTTCCGTGCCGGTTTGGACGGATGAAGTCAGTCCACTTAACACTACCAACTACGGAGCCGTATTATTTGCATTCGGAAGTTTGGCTCCTCGTGATAAAAATAACACCGGTTTAACTGCGTGCGTCCGGGGAAACCAATTGCAATACACTCAATTTTCGGACAATCAGGACGGAACGATCAGAGAATTTCGGTCGGGACTTCTCTGGCAGAAATGTGCGAACGGGCTGAGTGGTACGGATTGTTCGGGAGGATCCGCTTCGAGTTTGGATTGGTCGGGGGCTTTGGTTTATTGTGACAGTTTAACGTTAGGTGGTAGGTCGGATTGGAGACTTCCCAATGTTTTGGAAGCTTTGTCTCTTATGCGCTTTGATGTAAGTGCCAGTTCCGCTTATATTGATAATACATTTTTTCCGAATACTCCTTTCACGAACGGAAGCGGAGATTTATTCCATTCTTCCACAAGTTGGACTTTGAATCCGACGAATAATTTACAGGTAAGATACAATGAACTGAATCAAATGGCTGCGAACAACAAAACCTCTCCGGTAGTGAGTCGGGTCCGCTGTGTTGCAGGACCCGATTGA
- a CDS encoding response regulator, producing MSQIKICLIDDDKIYQFTTKKIISNSKLAEEVLTFSDGEEAIEFFEASKQDKEVLPDVIFLDINMPYMDGWQFLDAYAKIHAEILKPIRIYLVSSSVDEADTKRASENNLLSGYIFKPFTKEKLIQATSFFQS from the coding sequence ATGAGTCAAATCAAAATCTGTTTGATCGATGATGATAAAATCTATCAATTTACCACTAAAAAAATCATTTCCAATTCCAAACTGGCGGAAGAGGTTTTAACTTTCTCGGATGGGGAAGAAGCCATTGAGTTTTTTGAAGCTTCCAAACAAGACAAAGAAGTTTTGCCTGATGTTATTTTTTTGGATATCAATATGCCCTATATGGACGGTTGGCAGTTTCTGGACGCATATGCAAAAATCCATGCAGAGATTTTGAAACCCATTCGCATTTATTTAGTCAGCTCTTCCGTTGATGAAGCGGATACAAAACGTGCTTCGGAAAACAATCTGTTATCCGGATATATCTTCAAACCCTTTACCAAAGAAAAACTGATCCAAGCCACCTCGTTTTTTCAATCTTAG
- a CDS encoding adenylate/guanylate cyclase domain-containing protein, protein MKFIILLIFLSLSCSPAGRDEKANIQQGKLNLETYSFADSPFLTLTGEWNFFWNKIPETILATDIPTSITLPSHWNHRKEKEEELNGQGFATFRVHILLPKDQTAFPLAVLTGEQDTSHAIYINGKYLGGSGKPGRSKETTVSQVQSSIVIIPFTGAKEIDLDLVVSNFAHRKGGPWNDVVLAPFQKAQERLTNRKMNETILASVLGFVALFFLFFYFFDKDETHTLGIFAFSFIILLRNISTGERILLDWIHLPYQVILRIEYFSWFWSAPVLYHYFQTVFPIDFSKKIGSVFYLISLILTLILLFPSEYFTETASFYPAIFILNGCFLLFFLIKSYLKKRSDSQTLLFGAALLLIGAINDTLHAEAIWHTTYIGPLTVVCFVFLQVFTFGKSFRKSLDHTKELAHKLSSLNTSYSRFVPKEFLNFLGKTDIRDIALGQQVQKKMTILFADIRSFTEFSEQLTPKENFDFLNSYLQRVGPIIRHNGGFIDKFIGDAIMALFPDDANHAIRAAVQMQSEIRLYNIHRANYNYRPVQVGIGIHTGTLILGILGEHERMEGTVISDAVNLASRIEGVTKMFGANIVISADTFIEASDDLGYDYRLLDRVNIKGKADSVFVVEVLDGYDQEKKELLSKRKDDYTIALEAYRREDYEEAEEGFSSILDEVPHDSVSKIFLEKSKSFLNLLNQEQRS, encoded by the coding sequence TTGAAATTTATTATCTTGCTCATCTTTCTTTCCTTAAGTTGCAGTCCCGCCGGACGGGATGAAAAAGCAAACATTCAACAAGGAAAACTGAATTTAGAGACTTATTCCTTCGCCGACTCTCCTTTTTTAACACTGACGGGAGAATGGAATTTTTTCTGGAACAAAATCCCGGAAACCATCCTAGCTACGGATATTCCGACTTCCATTACTCTTCCCTCACATTGGAACCATCGTAAGGAAAAAGAAGAGGAACTGAACGGGCAAGGTTTTGCAACGTTCCGGGTTCATATCCTTTTGCCCAAGGATCAGACTGCTTTTCCTTTGGCAGTTTTAACGGGAGAACAGGATACTTCGCATGCGATCTATATCAATGGAAAGTATTTGGGAGGATCGGGCAAACCGGGTCGTTCCAAGGAGACTACCGTTTCCCAAGTGCAATCTTCAATCGTAATCATTCCTTTTACCGGTGCCAAAGAAATCGATCTGGATCTGGTTGTTTCCAATTTTGCGCATAGAAAAGGAGGGCCTTGGAATGATGTCGTTCTCGCTCCTTTCCAGAAAGCACAGGAAAGACTTACCAATAGGAAAATGAATGAAACCATCCTTGCTTCCGTACTCGGTTTTGTTGCTTTGTTCTTTTTGTTTTTCTATTTCTTTGATAAAGACGAAACCCACACTCTGGGTATTTTCGCTTTTTCATTTATCATATTGCTTAGAAATATTTCTACGGGCGAAAGAATCTTGTTGGATTGGATTCATCTTCCCTACCAGGTTATTTTACGAATCGAATATTTTTCCTGGTTCTGGTCCGCTCCCGTTTTATATCACTATTTTCAAACCGTCTTCCCTATCGATTTCTCAAAAAAAATCGGAAGTGTTTTTTATCTGATTTCACTGATACTAACACTCATTTTGCTGTTTCCTTCCGAATATTTTACGGAGACTGCTTCTTTTTATCCTGCGATATTCATACTTAACGGCTGTTTTTTGCTCTTTTTTCTAATCAAAAGTTATCTGAAAAAAAGATCGGATTCCCAAACCTTATTATTCGGAGCGGCTCTCCTTCTTATTGGTGCGATCAACGATACTTTACATGCGGAAGCGATCTGGCATACAACATACATAGGACCATTAACAGTTGTTTGTTTTGTGTTTTTACAGGTTTTCACATTCGGAAAGTCCTTTCGCAAAAGTCTGGATCACACAAAAGAGCTCGCTCACAAATTAAGTTCCCTCAATACTTCTTACAGTCGGTTTGTTCCGAAGGAATTTCTTAACTTTCTCGGGAAAACGGATATCAGAGACATTGCACTCGGCCAACAGGTTCAAAAAAAGATGACCATTCTTTTTGCGGACATCCGTTCCTTTACCGAATTTTCCGAGCAACTAACACCTAAAGAAAATTTCGATTTTTTAAATTCCTATCTGCAAAGAGTGGGACCTATTATCCGTCATAACGGCGGCTTCATAGACAAGTTCATCGGGGACGCCATCATGGCGCTTTTTCCGGACGATGCCAATCATGCCATTCGCGCCGCGGTACAAATGCAGAGCGAAATTCGCCTGTATAACATACATAGAGCCAATTACAATTACAGGCCGGTCCAAGTGGGAATCGGCATCCATACCGGCACATTGATTTTAGGAATCCTGGGAGAACACGAAAGGATGGAAGGCACGGTTATCTCCGATGCAGTCAATCTTGCTTCCCGAATCGAAGGAGTTACAAAGATGTTCGGTGCAAACATCGTGATCAGTGCGGACACTTTTATAGAAGCATCCGATGATTTGGGATATGACTACAGACTTTTGGATAGAGTGAATATAAAAGGGAAAGCTGATTCAGTCTTTGTTGTGGAAGTATTGGATGGATATGATCAGGAGAAAAAAGAGTTACTTTCCAAACGAAAAGATGATTATACCATAGCGCTGGAAGCATACCGAAGAGAAGACTATGAAGAAGCGGAAGAAGGTTTTTCCAGTATCCTTGATGAAGTTCCTCATGACTCGGTTTCCAAAATATTTTTGGAAAAATCGAAATCATTTCTTAATCTGTTAAACCAAGAACAAAGAAGCTAA
- a CDS encoding FMN-binding glutamate synthase family protein yields MDQITTWISTNPWFSSGIVCIGFFIIVFVRDITQKKHTIQRNFPIVGHLRYFLETIGPELRQYWVANDKEERPFDRTERSWIYATAKGQNNNFGFGTTELQYEPGYPIIKHHAFPFPESKAHIVGKDPSCIPSLKVIGAWHKRKFPYRPYSIINISAMSFGSLGKNAVMALNRGARDAGAYHNTGEGGLSQYHLQGADIMWQIGTGYFGARDENGKFDLAKAKEKVEKNKNIRLIEIKLSQGAKPGKGGILPAAKVNAEIAKIRHVAIGKDCISPNSHSEFKNVSELVEFIEKVADATGLPVGIKSAVGEIEFWEELAKVIEATGKGPDFITIDGGEGGTGAAPLTYADHVSLPFKIGFQRVYTLFQRHNLSENIVWIGSGKLGFPDRAVVAIAMGCDLIHIAREAMLSIGCIQAQKCHTDHCPAGVATQNWWLQRGVDPELKGKRATKYLQGFRKELLSLAHSCGYEHPLQFTGRDIEISMGMNRYQPLEDLLGYKRDPIAFTKFADYTDFPGRT; encoded by the coding sequence ATGGATCAAATTACAACTTGGATTTCTACAAACCCTTGGTTCTCCTCTGGGATTGTTTGTATCGGTTTTTTCATAATCGTTTTTGTTAGAGATATAACTCAGAAGAAACATACGATTCAACGCAACTTCCCTATCGTAGGTCATCTCAGATATTTTTTAGAGACAATTGGTCCCGAACTTCGCCAGTATTGGGTTGCAAACGATAAAGAAGAAAGACCGTTCGACAGAACGGAACGGAGTTGGATCTATGCTACGGCAAAAGGACAAAACAATAACTTCGGATTCGGTACAACGGAATTGCAGTATGAGCCCGGTTATCCGATCATCAAACACCATGCCTTTCCTTTTCCGGAATCCAAAGCACATATCGTAGGAAAAGATCCTTCTTGCATCCCCAGTCTGAAAGTGATCGGAGCCTGGCATAAAAGAAAATTTCCTTACAGACCTTATTCCATTATTAATATTTCGGCAATGTCTTTCGGCTCTCTCGGCAAAAATGCAGTGATGGCACTGAACCGTGGGGCAAGAGATGCAGGCGCCTATCATAACACAGGCGAAGGAGGACTTTCCCAATATCATTTGCAAGGCGCCGATATCATGTGGCAGATCGGAACCGGATATTTCGGAGCAAGAGATGAAAACGGAAAATTCGATTTGGCAAAAGCAAAAGAGAAAGTCGAAAAAAACAAAAATATCCGTTTGATTGAAATCAAACTTTCGCAAGGCGCCAAACCGGGTAAAGGTGGAATCCTTCCTGCGGCAAAAGTAAATGCGGAGATTGCAAAAATCCGTCATGTGGCAATCGGCAAGGATTGTATTTCTCCCAATTCCCATTCCGAGTTTAAAAATGTTTCGGAACTAGTGGAATTTATCGAAAAGGTTGCGGACGCAACCGGACTCCCCGTCGGAATCAAAAGCGCAGTGGGTGAAATTGAATTTTGGGAAGAGTTGGCAAAAGTCATCGAAGCTACGGGAAAAGGTCCCGATTTTATCACGATCGACGGTGGAGAAGGAGGAACCGGTGCGGCACCTCTTACTTACGCCGATCATGTTTCCTTGCCTTTCAAAATCGGATTTCAAAGAGTTTATACATTATTCCAAAGACACAATCTTTCCGAAAACATCGTTTGGATCGGTTCGGGGAAATTGGGATTTCCCGATCGCGCCGTTGTTGCGATTGCAATGGGATGTGATTTGATTCATATTGCACGGGAAGCCATGTTGTCGATCGGATGCATCCAGGCGCAAAAATGTCATACGGACCATTGCCCTGCGGGAGTTGCCACTCAAAACTGGTGGCTGCAAAGAGGAGTCGATCCCGAGCTCAAAGGCAAACGCGCCACCAAATATCTGCAAGGTTTTCGTAAGGAACTTTTGTCTCTCGCACATTCCTGCGGTTACGAACATCCGTTACAATTCACAGGAAGAGATATAGAAATCAGTATGGGTATGAACCGTTACCAACCTTTGGAAGACTTGCTCGGTTACAAACGGGACCCAATCGCCTTTACGAAGTTTGCCGATTACACTGACTTTCCCGGAAGAACGTAA